TGGCCCATCGCCATAACTAAGCATTGATTTTGCTAATGCATCTTTTTGATCTTGTGGCAGCGGTTTCCAAAGCACTTCAGGATTGGTAAGTAAAGACATAGCAATTGCTCCATACTCAACCAAATTCTGGCTTGGCCCACCATTTTTAGATCTTGGCGTAATATAAGAAGGGCTCTTTGGATCGACTAACTTGCTAAACTGATGTCTGTAATAATCGGCAACTTTGATGTTATTGATGACTAAATTCGGATTTTCTTTAAGAAGCGGAGAAGCGATAAACAGCGTTCTACTCAATCCTTCCAATTTCTCTGTTGGCACTCTGCCTTCATCCTGCGGATAACTTTTTCCAGGTTGCTTTGGAAACTTCATCGGATCATCGAGATTATGAATGTAACTAAAAGCGCCTTCCAATAAATAAAGTCCAGCGTCTTTCCAATGTTGTTTTGTCATTCCTGTATAAGGACTCAGCTTATAATCTGGATTAACAATTTTAAAAACGTTATCCGTATTTTGTTTTTGCTGTGAATATAAAGAGAGACTAAACATTGTGGCTAAAAACCACATTTTCAAATTATTCATGCTTATTTTTTTTCTAATTTTTAATTCCAATCTATTTATCCGCTTACTCCAAAAAATAGTTCTAAGGGATATAAGGTTTTACTACCACTAATTGATCTCCAGACAAATCGACTTCAAATAATTTTGGAATTCGAACTGTTTTACCTTCAACTTTTTTATGGCTATGAACTGACATCAACCATTTGCCTTCAAAAGTTTGGAATAACATGCCGTGACCAAAATTTGGAGGTGTAATAGGATCTTTCTCTTGAATCCATGGTCCGTCTAAAGTGCCACTTTTAGAATAGGCAACTCCCTGCGTATAAACATCATAAATCCAGCTCGTCCAAATCATTCCCAAACGTCCAGTCCCTGTCTTAAACAAATAAGGACCGTCTGTAACTTTGTTGGGTTTGTCATTTCCATTCGCATCTTTTTCCCTGCTCCAAGGAGAATCACTTGCTTTAAAAAGTAATTTTCCCTCTCCTACCGATCCGCTTAAATCTGGTTTAAGTTCTATTTTTTCGATTGTTCCATTGCCATTTTGGAGCCATTCGTAACAATAAATCATATACGGTTTTCCATCTTTGTCAATCCAAAATGTACCATCTAACGTTGGTTTATTGGCTGGTAAATAGGTATCGTCTTTCATTGGCACATAAGGTCCTTCCGCTTTATCACTGACCAAAACATGGCTTGCACGGCGTTCAATACTAATATCGTCAACTTTATCTATTATTTTGTCTCTATTGGTAAAAGTCGCAAAATCGTAATATTTATTTTTATAAAAATGAAGTTCTGCAGCCCAAATCATAGGGTTTGGTCCCATCCATGAATTGGGATTAGTTTTGACAACTTCATACGGACCACTCCATGATTTTAAATCTTTGCTTTTCCAAAGTAATCCTCCTGTACCCGTCATGTAATACATCTTGGTTTTCTTATCAGCTAAAATAGCTGGATCACTCAATCTAATGGAATCTAAAGGAATTGCTTCTTTTATTGCTCTTTTTTTTTGAGCCTGCATCATCGAAAAAAATAAAAAACATAGAAGCACAGAAAAAACAAAATGTAATTTCTGTCTACAATAATTTTGGTGTGTTTTCATTTTCATAATTTATAAATTTACAGATTTACAATTGTTTTTTATTGATTTTCTGTAAAAGCATTTAAATTCCATTTCTCCAACCATTTCAAAATTGGTTTTCCGTTTTCAAATTGTATCGGAAGCCAAACATAAGTGCCATCAATTGGATTTTTAGGATTCCATCGATCAGCCATAAAAATAAACTGATCTTTTTTTCCTTCTACAGGAAGAATATAAGTGCTTTGCGAATGAAAAGTCAATTCAGCATCTTTACCCACACATGGATTTCCTAAAGTTTCCCAAGGCCCCCAAATGGATTTTGATTTAAAAGATCTTGCTGCATTTGGATCCCAACCCGTACAACCTGATGTTATCATATAATAAATTCCGTCTTTTTTTAAAACAGCTGGAGCTTCATTATGTCCTGCCGGTGCTACTCTTGACCATTTATCTGTAAAATCTAAATAATCGTCTGTAAGTTCTGAAATATGAAGCGTCAGATTTTCTTCTGAAGAATGAATTAAATACGCCTTTTCATTATCATCCACATAAACGGTCATATCTCTTGACATTTGTCCTTTTTCAAAATCCCTGCGAACCAGCATTCCGTTTTTTATTGCTGTCAGCCATTCGGGACTCCAAGATTTTAAAGAAGCTTCATTATTGGACGCTACTTTAAACTCCTCTTTAAAATCAATTGGCCAAACTCCTTTATTCGGACGATATGATTTTTTGAATTGAAAAGGCCCTTTTGGAGAATCGCTTATCGCAACAGCGGCTTTGGCAGCATCATAGCCCTGCCCTTTCAGTTCCAAATGAAACCACATTACATATTTCCCTGTTTTTTTATTAAAAATAACTTTTGGACGCTCCATAACACATCCTTTTGTAATTTCAGATTTAGGATTTTGTTCGACTCGCAGCACAATGCCTTCGTTATGCCAATTGTATAAATCTTTTGAGGAATAACAGCTGATTCCTTCTAATGAGGTGTTTCCTGAACGGCCAGAAGTTTTATATTCGCCGTACCAATAATAGGTGTCATCAACAAAAACAATTCCGCCGCCATGGGCATTAATATGCACTCCATCTGTATCTTTCCACTGTTTTCCCGGAACAAAATAATTGTTTTGCGAAAAAACAAAAGAACACACAAAACTGATAATCATCGAAAATTTTAATTTCATTTTTACTTATTTTTTTTGATAAACCCTTATATAATCTATACTGTATTTCGAAGGAAGATCTGCTTTCGAAAATGCTCCACCATTTATTCCTCCAACGGCAAGGTTCACTAACAAATAGTGAGGCTGTTGAAATGGACTTATTTTTTGATCTCCGGATGGTATTGTTGCATCAACATTAATTTCATTTAATAATTGGTCATCAACATATAATTTAATTGAATACGCATCCCAATCCATTTTCCAAATGTGAAATTTGTCTGCCCATGATTTGTCTTTAAAATCACTCAGTTTAAATGTTTCACTATCCCAAGCTGTATTCGGCTCGTTTGATTTCCATGCGGCATTCGCCAGTATTTTTCCGGTGTAATATTCCATAATGTCAATTTCGCCGTTTGCTGGCCAGTTTCCTTTTATTCCTAAACTCCAAAAGGCCGGCCACATTCCTTTACCAACTGGAATTTTAGCGCGCATTTCAAAGCGTCCGTATTGCCAGGAATGTTTTCCTCGGGTAATTAAACACGAAGAAGTCACTTTTATGGAATCTCTATTTTTAGCAAAATCTTTATGCGTTTTAGATACAAAATCTGGATTGACTTTGTTTTCGTTTCTAGCTTCGATAATCAAATAACCATCTTTGCAAAATGCATTTTCTTTTTGATACCATTGGTTTTCTTGATTTCTCACAAAACCTGTTTCGTAACTCCAATTCTTTTCATCTGGACGGCCATCTGTATTAAACTCATCTGCCCAGACCAGCTTATAATCTTCAGAAATTAAAACTTTTTCTTTGTACCTGACGAAACTAAAAAGCAGCATCAGGGAAATTCCCAACGCCAAAAACCTACCGATAAATCTCATTTTATATCTATTTTTTAATCCTAAATAATCTCTGTTAATTCTGAGATCTTTCTATTATAACAAGGGATCCCGAAAGATCCCTCGTCAACTCTGCATTAATTAAAACCAAACTTTACTTAACTCTTAAATTAAACACATAGAAACATAGTTGTTCTTTATCTAAAAAAGAAAACAGAAAGAAACCAGTTTCTAACACATAGGTAGCTATGTGTATTGATGCTAATGAAATGCCTTTACGCAGTTGCTAAAACTATGTTCCTATGTGTTTAAAAATAATTTCACTACGCTTTACTTATTTACTCTCATATCTTATTTTTTAATAATTCGGACTGTAGCATCAGGATGTGACGGAATCTTAACCAAATAAATTCCCGAAGGCTGATTTTCTATATTCAAATGAATTGCACCATTTATATTTCCATAATGTGCTGTTGAAATTAATTTGCCATCCAGCGTATAAATTGCAACTGTGGTATTGTCCTCATTTGATGGCAAGAAAAGATCAAACTGCCCCGTTGTTGGATTTGGAGACGCGCTGATTATTCTAACGCCTTCTCCTAGTGTATTTATGTCTGCTATATTTGCGTTTTTAGCACTCAAAGAACCAGACGTTGTTAATGTTTTCACTTGTATAGCAGCAGAATATTGGCTTTCTCCTCCCGCATTTTCTGATGCAATCTTGTAGAAATAATCTTTGTTGGCTTCTAAATTGATGTTGGCAAAAATGCTGTCTTTTACGTAAGCGTTTATAATATCATAAGTGCCATTAAGTGTTGTCGCTCTTTTGATTTTATACGATTCCGCTCCTGTTACAAGAGACCATTTCAAATTGATTGCTGATGATGAGACTGCTTCTCCTGTAAAATTGGTTGGAATTGCCGGAATCGCAGGCTGATCGTAAACCAATATCGCCGAATAAGCCGACTCCACATTGTCTTTACCAACCACTTTAATTCTGTATTCGGCATGAGTGTGAACCTGATCTATTTTTGAAATAACATTATAATCTGTTGATTCATAGAAAACAGAAAATGCATTTTCGCCTGTTAGTTTTCTTTCCAGAACATATTTGTTTACTAACTCCTGATTGGTTCCTATCCATTTTATGGTAATATTTTTATAATCAGATGAAAGTGTGTAACTCAGCGTTTCGACTTTTGTTTTCCATAATGGAATATATTCTCTAGTTGAGCTATAGGCTTTCGCCGATGCATTTTTAGCATAATATTGACCCGCAGGAGTTAAAACTGTATAATCGGTCGCTGTACTAGAAATTACTGGTGCATTCTGAAGCCAAACATAATTTTGCCAATTTGGATTTCTAGTTTTAAAAGCGTCGTTAATCGTCACATACATTGCTCGCGCATCTTGCACCCAATTGTATATGGAATAACGTTCTACATAATCGGCACTTTCTAAAACAGCCAAAATCGATGCTAAATCATTTTTGTGTTTTGTTGCATTGGCATCTGTAAGCGTATTCACATCATCAGGGAAATTGTTGGCCGTCCAGTTTGCCCCAATATTCCATTCTGTAATCCAGATTGGTCTTTTGTATTTGTCATAAATGTATTGTAAATCACTTTTCCATTGTGCAGCGGTTTTATACCAATAACAGTGTAATGCAACGTAATCTACGCGGTAATTATTAGCCTCAGCCTGAGTCATGAAATTTGCCATCCAAGGATTATAAGGATCTGAAGTCGCTGGAGAACCTACTCGTAATCCTGATTTCAAAAGAGCTGGCCAATTGCTTATGGCTGCTTCAACAGTCATATTGGCTTGATCTGGACGATCTGGTTCGTTAAATCCTAACAAATGAGTATATCCTTCTTTAGTATAAGCTGGCGTAAAGGAAGGCCACCATTGGGTTTGACGAATTGGAACATATTCTACATTTGGCGTAGTATCCATTCCTGTGTTCCAATTGTAATACCAAGTAATATTGGTTGAATTAATAGCTTCTGTACTGCCGCCTGCAAGTCCTTTTTTGTTAACCTGATGCCATCTCATGGTTCGGACAAACGAAATGGTTCCTTTTAAATTAATAGGTAAAACAGGCACTTCCAAATCTTCATTTTCTGCAATGTAAACTCGGCTGTAGCCTGATCCATCTGCACTGGTAGCGAAAGTCGCCATGTACCCTTTCTTTAATTTGAATGATTTAATAGCATTGTCAAAAGCTCCTAAATTATCAAATGGAGTTACGGTAACATACTGCTGTGATGATCCTGCAAAATTTTCTTCTGTAAAAACTTGTAACGGCTGATAGTCTGCAACGTATGGCGAAACAACTGTTCCTCCGCCATAATTGGTAACATTTACATTTGTACCATTGACTGCCAAAACACCGTTTACCGAAACATATTGCAACTGTGAACTAATTACGTCACTCGGTTTGACATTTTCAAAATATAAACTGTTATCTGTTGATGTTAAGTTGACTGTCGAATTAATTAATGGATTGTTTCCATTTTTAAGATACAAAGAAGCTGTTCCGCTTAAAACTACTTTTGATTTTGCAAAAGCTCCTGTAGTCGTATTGCTTGAAATATTTATGGTTTGCAGTGACGGGCTAATTACTTTATCAGGAGCATAAGCTACATTTTCAAATGTAACCGAAGTAATCGCCATATCTACAGCACCAGTAGCATAATTTTTACCAATTACAATATTGGCGGTCTCTTGTCCCTGAACTTTTAAATCTCCAATTCCGAAAAATGCTTTGGCTCCAGTTATATTGATATAATAAGTTCCTGCACTTTGCGATTGAAATGCCAAATCTCCTTTTCTTAGTTTATTAACAGCTCCTGTTGTAAAGTTTTTAGTTGCCAAAACTGTTCCTCCTCCATTTGCAGCTGTAGAAACCGAAACCGTCATTTGAGAACCTGGACTTAAATTCGAAATGTATTCGTATAGCCACGAAAACTGATAGCCTTTTGAGGCTTCTAATTGTACTGGAAATGAATAAACGGAGTTTTCAAGTGCAGTACTGTCCCATCTGATGTACATTAATCTGCCACTGTAAACTGAATTATCGGATTCAAAAGTATGCCCAGAAGTTACATCCATAAAACGTGCTCCGCTTGTACTGTTGGCTGTATTAAAGATAGATGGAGAAGCAACATTCGTCCATCCATAAGCAGCGGGAGTTCCGGCATTATCATTGTAATAACCATCCCAAGTATTAATTAAATTGGAAGATTTCAATTTTAAGTCGGCAATAGCAAAAAGTGCGTAATCTCCTGTGATGGTTAGGTAATAATTCCCATCAACATTCGAAACAAAAGATAAATCTCCCTTTCGTAATTTATTGGCACTTCCTGTTGTAAATGTTTTAGAAGCAATAACTCCAGATCCGTCAGCACCTGATGATATTGCCACGTTTAATTTGACACCTGCCGTCGCATTGGAAATATATTCATAAAGCCATGAAAATTCATACCTCAAACCTTGCTCCAGCTTGACAGGATAGCTATAGGTCGCAGCCGAATAACTGGCATTGTCCCAACGAATGTACATGATTCTGCCACTGTAAACTGAATTATCGGATTCAAATGTATGCCCAGAAGTTACATCCAAGTATCGAACACCGGAGGTTGAATTAGCAGTATTCCAAGGTAAACTTGTTGAAGTACTTGCCCAGCCGTAATCATTAGGTTTTCCGGAATTACTTCCTGTAATACCTGCCCATCTTCCTAATAAATTATCAGCACCATAGGCAATTGTTGATCCTGAAGTATTATTTAAAAAATCTAATGTTTTAGAAGTTAAATAATGTCCGTCTTGATAAATATTGGCAACACCGTCTTTTATGGCATATCGATACGTTTGTTCCTGAGCATTGTCTACAGAAGTGCTTAAATTTTCGGGCGTTGATAAGATTGTAGTACTATTAAAAGTGGTTTTATCCAAAGAAGTTCTAAATCCAAGGCCGATTATGTTTTTAACTTCAACATCAAATCCTCTTCCAACAGCCGAATTGACTTTGGCTTTTACTTCTAAAGTAAATTCGCTTTGATTGGATAAGGGAAATGATAGAATATCTGGAGCTGTAGCATTTGTAAAAGTCTTAGAACCATTTAATGTTGTCGCTAAATTTGCCTTTACAGGTAAATTAGGAGCTTGTGCCTGTATATTGAATACAAAAACCGATAACCAGAATAATATAAATATGTATAGTTTTTTCATAATGAAATATTTGTTTAAAAATTATTTTAAAATTTTTGTTGAATGCTTTCATTGGTAACCGATAAAATTATTGGTGCAAGAAATTCCCAAACCAGTAATTTTAAAACTAAAAACTGGGCAAGAAAATTCCTTCCGCTTTTATTAACGGGCAAAATTGTACTGAAATTTATTGTGGTATTTTATATTGCTAAACACATGATCTTTTGAATCATACTGCACAATATAGTATTCATGCGGCTTATAATGACTGTCTGTATTATCCTCTTTTATAATCGAGGATAATACTTAAACAGTCCGTAATCATAAAAATTAGTATTAAAAAAATGGATATTTAAAATACTCAAAGTATGTATCTTAAACTGCAGCAAAATAATAACCATCCCAATTAAACTACTGCAGTTCAGATACTTTTTATCATAAAGCTAATTAAAGCTGGCTTTCATCTGCGACAGCATCCTCCCATTTATCCCACACCTTAACGCTCGGATCATAACCATCATAACCAAAGTTCTGACTTAATTTTCCTTTGATATTAGCCGTTATAGCACTATTTGGAATTGGCCAGTAATTGTTACGTTTGTCCATGGTGTAGAACTTAGTTCCGTTAGGAACCACAATTCCACTAGGGTATTTGTTGTAAAGGGTATAATGTACAATACGTTGGTACCAATAACTGCCACCTGCGTTATCTGTTCCAGACTGTTTGTCCCAGTTGGTCTTACTGTAGGTTTGTCCCCATTCATCAGCCTGTCCGCTGAGTGCGAGACAATGCGAAATACGTTTTAACTCCACATTTCTCCATTCTTCCAGATAAAGTTCTCTTCCTCTTTCAGCACAAATATCACCGATAGTTACTGTTCCATACATTTGCGATGCACCAGCTCTCGCTCTGACAACATTTACATCCTGAGCTGCACCACCAACATTGCCTTGATAAAAACGGGCTTCTGCTCTCAACAAATAAGTTTCAGCCAAACGATATAAGTACCAATGTGCTTTACTTCCTGTACTAGCTCCTTGAAAATCATTTGCATTTGGATTCGTTTCATTTACAACATCATGCAGATAGATTTTATACAAAGGAAAATCAAACCATTCACGAAGCGTATCTTTTGCCAACAAAGTAGTACCATTTTTTAATCTGAAGTTTTGTCCATAATACGCCGAAGTCTTGTCGCTATACTTAAGATTTTCCATGTTAACCCAATTACCAACAGTACTGTTATGTCTAAGATCTTGTTTGTCTTCCACACCATTAACCACCCACATAGGATGCTGTGAATAATACGAAGCGCTGATCGTAGCAATACCACGTCCTAAAGCTCTTGCATAATCATAGTTAGCCTGATAATTGGCATTGTTTGAAGCAAAACGATTTGCTGCTTGCTTCCCATCAGGAGTAGTAACTGTACCAGAATTCCAGTTTGGGCCAAAAATTCTCATAGAAGCAAATGGCAAAAAGGATTGTACACCACCATTTGGCATTACCAAAATAGCTTCTCTGTTAGCAGCAATAACCTTATTTTCAGGTCGATGTAAATCCCAAATTACATTTCTAGTAATGGTCCATGTTGCTGGATTTCCTCCTGTATCAAAAGTTCCGAATGAACCCTGCATTAAAGAGTAACCAGAAGAATTAATCAATAAATCGGCCTGATTTTCGGCATCTTTAAATCTTCCAGATGCCAAGTAACATTTAATCAATAATTGACGACATGCCCCTTTGTTTACTACGCCTAGATAAGGTAGTTTTGATTGTTCTGGCACCCATTCTACAGCCTTTTCCATATCTGCTGTAATCATTTCGATAATGGCTTCTTTTTTAGTTGAATAATAACTTTGCTTAGGAACTTCCAAAATCTTTGTAATCAACGGAATATCTCCAAATTGATAAACTAAGTTAAGATAACGATATGCTCTGTGAAAATAAGCCTGACCAATATATTTACGTTTTACTTCTTCTGTTAAACTTGTTACCTTATCAATATAAGTTAAAACAGTATTGGCATGTTTAATTCCAGTATAAGCTTCTGTCCAGTAAAATCCGAAATAAAAATCATCATTTGTTGCCGTTTTATAACTCATGGTAGGCACCATAGTATTAGCAAAATCAGAAATGGTACTGGTATTATCTGTTTTTCCATATTTTGACATATCAGAGAAAACATATTCAGTACCAATAGGTACACTATTACCCGCATTATTGTAATGAATATAGTTATTACGAAGCTGTTTATCTGCACTTGCCAAAACAGCCTGTAATCCAGTTTCTGTAGTAAATGTAGCTTCTGGTTCGTAAAACGAAAGCGGATCTGGCTCCAGAAAATCTTCTGAACAGGAAACAAAAAGAGCAGCAACCGCAACTAGAGGCACTATTCTTGAAATTTTATTTTGTATATATCTTTTCATTATTGACTAATTTTTAAAGTGAAACGTTAAATCCTAAATTAAACATACGGGTTGCAAGTCCGCCTGTCTCCGGATCACCATAATATTTCCATTGTTTAGAAGCCGACCAAGTTGCCACATTCTGAACAGAAGTATAGATTTTAAAATTTCTCACATGTAAACGGTTTATAAGATCTTTAGGAAGTGAGTACGCCAGAGAAATATTGTCTAAACGAATAAAACTGCGATCGTATAATTTTGCTGTTCCAGCTCCTGCAGGTCCTCTAGCATCAAGACGCGCCCAATCATTTGTTGGATTGTCAATTGTCCAATACGGATTTACAAACGGATTGTAGTTATTCGTGTATAAACTACCATCATTATACGTATTCATATAACGTCCATCCATTGATTTGTGTCCCATGTATGAATACATATTGATCGCCAAATTCCAATTTTTATAAAATGTAAATTCATTACGCAGCGACCAGTTAATTGGCGGTGTTGTCTGTCCTAAAAATTGTCTGTCTTTTTCGTTATAAGTTGGTTTTCCGTTAACATCATCAGCAGTATAGCTATTTTCTACTTTTGGATCACCTGGACGCTGTCCGTATTTTGCAGCTTCAACGGCTTCATCTTTCTGCCAAATTCCGATTACTTTATAATCCCAAATTTGAGAAATAGGTTTTCCAATAAACCATCCATTGGTTTTATCATCTGCTTCTTTTCTTCCAATAACATTTCCATTGGCATCTTTAATATCTTCCATATTGCCATACAATTTGTTAATGGTATTCTTGTTGTATGAAAAAGCGACCATAGTCGTCCATTCAAAGTTTGGCTTTTTCATATTCAAAGAAGTAAGACTGATCTCAATACCTT
This portion of the Flavobacterium panacagri genome encodes:
- a CDS encoding glycoside hydrolase family 43 protein, translating into MKTHQNYCRQKLHFVFSVLLCFLFFSMMQAQKKRAIKEAIPLDSIRLSDPAILADKKTKMYYMTGTGGLLWKSKDLKSWSGPYEVVKTNPNSWMGPNPMIWAAELHFYKNKYYDFATFTNRDKIIDKVDDISIERRASHVLVSDKAEGPYVPMKDDTYLPANKPTLDGTFWIDKDGKPYMIYCYEWLQNGNGTIEKIELKPDLSGSVGEGKLLFKASDSPWSREKDANGNDKPNKVTDGPYLFKTGTGRLGMIWTSWIYDVYTQGVAYSKSGTLDGPWIQEKDPITPPNFGHGMLFQTFEGKWLMSVHSHKKVEGKTVRIPKLFEVDLSGDQLVVVKPYIP
- a CDS encoding glycoside hydrolase family 43 protein, with translation MKLKFSMIISFVCSFVFSQNNYFVPGKQWKDTDGVHINAHGGGIVFVDDTYYWYGEYKTSGRSGNTSLEGISCYSSKDLYNWHNEGIVLRVEQNPKSEITKGCVMERPKVIFNKKTGKYVMWFHLELKGQGYDAAKAAVAISDSPKGPFQFKKSYRPNKGVWPIDFKEEFKVASNNEASLKSWSPEWLTAIKNGMLVRRDFEKGQMSRDMTVYVDDNEKAYLIHSSEENLTLHISELTDDYLDFTDKWSRVAPAGHNEAPAVLKKDGIYYMITSGCTGWDPNAARSFKSKSIWGPWETLGNPCVGKDAELTFHSQSTYILPVEGKKDQFIFMADRWNPKNPIDGTYVWLPIQFENGKPILKWLEKWNLNAFTENQ
- a CDS encoding glycoside hydrolase family 16 protein — protein: MRFIGRFLALGISLMLLFSFVRYKEKVLISEDYKLVWADEFNTDGRPDEKNWSYETGFVRNQENQWYQKENAFCKDGYLIIEARNENKVNPDFVSKTHKDFAKNRDSIKVTSSCLITRGKHSWQYGRFEMRAKIPVGKGMWPAFWSLGIKGNWPANGEIDIMEYYTGKILANAAWKSNEPNTAWDSETFKLSDFKDKSWADKFHIWKMDWDAYSIKLYVDDQLLNEINVDATIPSGDQKISPFQQPHYLLVNLAVGGINGGAFSKADLPSKYSIDYIRVYQKK
- a CDS encoding glycosyl hydrolase, which translates into the protein MKKLYIFILFWLSVFVFNIQAQAPNLPVKANLATTLNGSKTFTNATAPDILSFPLSNQSEFTLEVKAKVNSAVGRGFDVEVKNIIGLGFRTSLDKTTFNSTTILSTPENLSTSVDNAQEQTYRYAIKDGVANIYQDGHYLTSKTLDFLNNTSGSTIAYGADNLLGRWAGITGSNSGKPNDYGWASTSTSLPWNTANSTSGVRYLDVTSGHTFESDNSVYSGRIMYIRWDNASYSAATYSYPVKLEQGLRYEFSWLYEYISNATAGVKLNVAISSGADGSGVIASKTFTTGSANKLRKGDLSFVSNVDGNYYLTITGDYALFAIADLKLKSSNLINTWDGYYNDNAGTPAAYGWTNVASPSIFNTANSTSGARFMDVTSGHTFESDNSVYSGRLMYIRWDSTALENSVYSFPVQLEASKGYQFSWLYEYISNLSPGSQMTVSVSTAANGGGTVLATKNFTTGAVNKLRKGDLAFQSQSAGTYYINITGAKAFFGIGDLKVQGQETANIVIGKNYATGAVDMAITSVTFENVAYAPDKVISPSLQTINISSNTTTGAFAKSKVVLSGTASLYLKNGNNPLINSTVNLTSTDNSLYFENVKPSDVISSQLQYVSVNGVLAVNGTNVNVTNYGGGTVVSPYVADYQPLQVFTEENFAGSSQQYVTVTPFDNLGAFDNAIKSFKLKKGYMATFATSADGSGYSRVYIAENEDLEVPVLPINLKGTISFVRTMRWHQVNKKGLAGGSTEAINSTNITWYYNWNTGMDTTPNVEYVPIRQTQWWPSFTPAYTKEGYTHLLGFNEPDRPDQANMTVEAAISNWPALLKSGLRVGSPATSDPYNPWMANFMTQAEANNYRVDYVALHCYWYKTAAQWKSDLQYIYDKYKRPIWITEWNIGANWTANNFPDDVNTLTDANATKHKNDLASILAVLESADYVERYSIYNWVQDARAMYVTINDAFKTRNPNWQNYVWLQNAPVISSTATDYTVLTPAGQYYAKNASAKAYSSTREYIPLWKTKVETLSYTLSSDYKNITIKWIGTNQELVNKYVLERKLTGENAFSVFYESTDYNVISKIDQVHTHAEYRIKVVGKDNVESAYSAILVYDQPAIPAIPTNFTGEAVSSSAINLKWSLVTGAESYKIKRATTLNGTYDIINAYVKDSIFANINLEANKDYFYKIASENAGGESQYSAAIQVKTLTTSGSLSAKNANIADINTLGEGVRIISASPNPTTGQFDLFLPSNEDNTTVAIYTLDGKLISTAHYGNINGAIHLNIENQPSGIYLVKIPSHPDATVRIIKK
- a CDS encoding RagB/SusD family nutrient uptake outer membrane protein, with the protein product MKRYIQNKISRIVPLVAVAALFVSCSEDFLEPDPLSFYEPEATFTTETGLQAVLASADKQLRNNYIHYNNAGNSVPIGTEYVFSDMSKYGKTDNTSTISDFANTMVPTMSYKTATNDDFYFGFYWTEAYTGIKHANTVLTYIDKVTSLTEEVKRKYIGQAYFHRAYRYLNLVYQFGDIPLITKILEVPKQSYYSTKKEAIIEMITADMEKAVEWVPEQSKLPYLGVVNKGACRQLLIKCYLASGRFKDAENQADLLINSSGYSLMQGSFGTFDTGGNPATWTITRNVIWDLHRPENKVIAANREAILVMPNGGVQSFLPFASMRIFGPNWNSGTVTTPDGKQAANRFASNNANYQANYDYARALGRGIATISASYYSQHPMWVVNGVEDKQDLRHNSTVGNWVNMENLKYSDKTSAYYGQNFRLKNGTTLLAKDTLREWFDFPLYKIYLHDVVNETNPNANDFQGASTGSKAHWYLYRLAETYLLRAEARFYQGNVGGAAQDVNVVRARAGASQMYGTVTIGDICAERGRELYLEEWRNVELKRISHCLALSGQADEWGQTYSKTNWDKQSGTDNAGGSYWYQRIVHYTLYNKYPSGIVVPNGTKFYTMDKRNNYWPIPNSAITANIKGKLSQNFGYDGYDPSVKVWDKWEDAVADESQL